From the genome of Planctomycetia bacterium:
GGGCTGGTGCCTTTGGAGGAAGAATTAACAGCTCCGCTTGAGGCGGTAGCCTGATCTGCGTGCTAATAACCCACACGAAACACCATATGACCCTGGCACAACGCTGCAGATTGATCAACGCCTTGATTCTGGATGTGGATGGCGTCCTGACTCGCGGAGACATTGTGTACGGCGAACAGTCTGGCGAGATCAAGCATTTTCATGTCCGAGACGGCTTTGCCATCAGCACCTGGATTCAACGAAACAAGAAGATCGGGATACTCAGTGGCAGACAAAGCCAGGTCACCCTGAAGCGTGCACAGGAATTAGGCATTGAACATGTAGTGCAGGGACAATCGGATAAAGTCCCTGGGTTTCATCGTCTAATGGAACATTGGAAAACTGACAAGTCTTCTGTGGCTTATGTAGGTGACGACATTCCCGATGTTGCCATCATGAAACAAGTCGGGCTTGCCATAGCACCGGCCGATGCGTGTATTGAAGCACGTATCAGTGCACATGCCATCACACGCCAACCAGCTGGACGAGGCGCCGTGCGGGAAGCGATTGAAATGATCCTGCAGAGTCAGTCGCAATGGCCTGTGATGTTGCACGAAGGGAGCATCGCATGAGACCACGTCGATTGCTCCTGATGCTGTTGGGCTTTCTGTTCTGCTTTGGCGCCTACCAGGTCTATTCCTTTTTCCTGGGACATTTCGATGGCCTGCCTCCATTGCCGATGGAATACCGGCCATTGGCCAGCCAGTCAGTCAGCCCGCGTGAGAACAATGATGAACGGTTCAATGAAAACAAAAAGCACGAAAGAGCCAAACTGCTGGAAAGGGCATTTGGGCCTCGTTGTCCGGAACTGAGCCGGAGCAGGAACATTGAAATAGGTAAGCCTGAAAGCAGAACGGTCTTTGCGTTTGATGAATGGACCTTGGAAGATGGCATTCTGCGCATGACCAATGTCAGCCTGGCCAATTTCAAGAAAATCGCTGCCGAGGGATCACAGCCTGAAAAGGAAGAGATACTCACTCTGCAAGGCGATATTGCAGTCATCAAGTTCAATCAACCGGTTAAGAACCTGTTTGATCTGAAGCCCAGCGTGAAACCGATTGCTGGTCACGTTGAAGGGGAAGAGATCAAACTCACTCACAATCATGGCACGCCTGACAAGCAGGATGACATCACGGTTTACTGCAAGAAACGCATTGATTTTGTCGATGAACAGCGGCGTGTATGGTCGGATGGCAAGGTGCTCGTGGTGTATGCCTACCCGCCGGAAGCGAAATTCGAAGGCATTGGGCTGGAAATCATTCTGGCCAATGAGCTGGTGAATAAGACTGCAGACAAGAACAAGAGTAAGCAGGAATCGCACGCGCTTGGCATCAGTACGGTCAAATCGATCCGTCTGGAAAAGGAAGTGGAGTTCAATTTCTTCAAGTTGCAGGGTGGGTTGCTGGGCAATGCTCCGCAGGCAACAGATAAAATCACGCCGGCTGCCAATTCAACCAGCCAGCCCATGGTCATTCGCTGTGCTGATGCGTTCACTTACGATGTTCAGAACCACGTAGCCGTATTCAATACCAGAGTTAATGCACTGCGACATCGCAGTACGGTAACACCCAAGGGAACCACGCAACAATACGACGAACTCGATGCGGATGAGAAACTGGTGCTGGAACTCATGCCACCAGCCAAGGAAACCAAATCACCAAGTAATTCACTGGAAGAAGCGGGCGGACAGTTTGAATTGAAAAAAGCAGTAGCCACCGGCAAGAATGTTCGGATAACCGCCAACGAAGATGGCAAAGGCAACGGGCTGCATGCAGCGGGCATCGAGTTTGTTTGCGATTATGTTGCCAACGAAGTTCGCCTGCGTGGGCAGGAACAGGTAACTGCCCGCATGATGGAATATGACATCGTTGCTCAAGGAATCGTGAAAATCCTGCTGCCTGAAAAAGACGCACGTGATAAAGACCCGCGTGGCCTGATGATTCAGGGGCCTGGTGAAATACGATTGCGGCCGTCTACGACAAATCCCGATCCTTACACCCTGGCGAGTTGGAAGCGGGAGCTGCAATGGCATCGCTTAGCGGAAGAGCATCGCATTGAACTATATGGTGATGCCGTGCTCACGCACGACAAGCATGGCCGCATGGCGGGCGAACAGGTGAAAGCCTGGCTTGCTGCTGATACCAACAAGAAAGCAGATGAGAACAAAGCCGCGCAGAACCAGCCACTCAATACCGAACGGCTGAATGGCCGTCTGAAACGGGTCGAAGTTGATCAGCGTGTCAGTGTGTTCTCCACGAAGCTCGTGATCCCGCAGGCCAGACGTTTAACATTAAATTTCACAGAAGCGGCTGAAGGTACTGAACTGCCAAAGCCTGTTGATCCCTTTGATACTGCATCGGCTCCGGGTAAGACCAAGCCAGGCCTGTTAGGCAAGCCCGAAGGCGCGAATCCATCTCCAACCAGGCAGCCTGCACCCGTGCTGACATTGCATGCGGAAGAAATCGATGGCGATATCCTGGTGATCAGTGATAAGCAACAGGTCCTCAGGAGACTGGAGGCTCGTGAAAACGTCCATATCGAGCGAAAATCTGATCCAGGCAAACAGAATGGCATCGATCTGCGTGGGCAGCGACTGGAAATGTCGCTGCAGGGACAATCGGATCAGTATCGCATGAAGTTGTTTGGAACCAAAGCGACGATTCTCACCGAAAAATTTGAACTCGAAGGTCAGCAGATTGACTTGGATCAGGCCGAAAATCGGGTCACTATTCCCGGACCGGGCAAATTCAAGTTCTATACGGATCGAGATTTCCAGGGTGGTACATTGCCCAAGCCTGAAAAGGTAACATTCCACTGGAATGAAAAGATGGAGTTTGGCGGTCGGGCAGCACAATTCGTCGGTGATGTGCTGGCAGAGAAGGGGGACAGGGAAAAGGGAATCATCACGCTTAGCTGTTATTCCATGACCATCATGCTCGATAAGGTCATCTCCCTGTCAGGCAAAGAAGAGAAGGGCGATGGCCCGATGCCGGGGCTGGAAAGCGTGGTTTGCATTGCCAAGCCATCGGATACTCCAGGACGACTGCATTCGGTGCTGATCGAGCAGCGTATTAACCCCAGCCCCGAGAATCCGCACCGCCATATTATTCGAATTGAAGGCGTTCAGGTGGTGTTTGATAACAGCCGCAAAGACCATGAAATCATCAAGGTCTATGGACCGGGCGAAGTGAATCTGGTGCGTGCCGGTAAGAATCA
Proteins encoded in this window:
- a CDS encoding HAD hydrolase family protein, whose protein sequence is MTLAQRCRLINALILDVDGVLTRGDIVYGEQSGEIKHFHVRDGFAISTWIQRNKKIGILSGRQSQVTLKRAQELGIEHVVQGQSDKVPGFHRLMEHWKTDKSSVAYVGDDIPDVAIMKQVGLAIAPADACIEARISAHAITRQPAGRGAVREAIEMILQSQSQWPVMLHEGSIA